The Pungitius pungitius chromosome 10, fPunPun2.1, whole genome shotgun sequence genome has a window encoding:
- the LOC119229008 gene encoding eIF5-mimic protein 2-A-like: MSNQRQQKPTLTGQRFKTRKRDEKERFDPTHFQESIVQGLNQSGTDLEAVAKFLDSSGAKLDYRRYVETLFDILVAGGMLAPGGTLSDDMTRTEFCLFKAQEDMETMQAYAQVFNKLIRRYKYLEKGFQEEIKKLLLFLKGFTESERNKLAMLAGILLANGNLSAAILSSLFNENLVKEGVSACFAVKLFKSWFSEKDINSVSSGLRKVGMDSRLMELFPANKRSCEHFSKYFTDAGLPELSDFARNQQSIGARKELQKELEEQISRGDPLKDIILYVREEIQKNNISEQMMIGLIWASVMSSVEWNKKEELVTEQAIKLLKQYSPLLKAFTSQGLSELTLLLKIQEYCYDNIEFMKAFQKIVVLLYKADVLSEEAILKWYNDAHVAKGKSVFLEQMKKFVEWLKNAEEESESEEEEAD; this comes from the exons ATGAGTAATCAAAGGCAGCAGAAGCCTACGCTCACAGGCCAGCGTTTCAAAACCCGGAAAAGAG ATGAAAAGGAGAGGTTTGACCCCACCCATTTCCAGGAAAGCATCGTACAAGGTCTGAACCAATCTGGCACTGATTTGGAAGCCGTCGCGAAGTTCCTTGATTCCTCTGGTGCCAAACTTGACTACCGCCGCTATGTGGAGACCCTTTTCGACATCCTGGTGGCTGGTGGGATGCTGG CCCCAGGGGGTACCTTGTCAGATGACATGACTCGCACAGAGTTCTGTCTCTTCAAAGCACAAGAGGACATGGAGACCATGCAGGCATATGCCCAG GTCTTTAACAAGCTCATCCGGCGTTACAAATACTTGGAGAAAGGATTTCAAGAGGAGATTAAAAAG ctgctgctgtttctcaAGGGCTTCACTGAGTCTGAACGCAACAAGCTAGCCATGCTAGCAGGAATTCTGCTGGCCAACGGCAATCTCTCTGCAGCCATTCTAAGCAGCCTGTTCAATGAGAACCTCGTCAAAGAAG GTGTCTCAGCGTGCTTTGCTGTAAAACTCTTCAAATCCTGGTTTTCTGAAAAGGACATCAACTCTGTTTCTTCCGGTCTCCGAAAGGTTGGCATGGACAGCAGGCTCATG GAGCTGTTTCCTGCCAACAAGCGCAGTTGTGAGCACTTCTCAAAGTACTTCACAGACGCCGGCCTGCCGGAGCTTTCGGACTTTGCCCGGAACCAGCAGTCCATAGGCGCTCGCAAGGAGCtgcagaaggagctggaggagcagatttCACGCGGGGACCCGCTCAAAGAC ATCATCCTCTACGTCCGCGAGGAGATCCAGAAGAACAACATCTCCGAGCAGATGATGATCGGGCTAATCTGGGCCAGTGTAATGAGCTCGGTGGAGTGGAACAAGAAGGAGGAGCTGGTCACGGAGCAAGCCATCAAACTTCTCAAG CAATACAGCCCGCTGCTGAAGGCGTTCACCTCCCAGGGCCTCTCTGAACTCACCCTCCTGCTGAAGATCCAGGAGTACTGTTACGACAACATCGAATTCATGAAGGCATTCCAGAAAATTGTTGTGCTGCTCTACAAAG CGGACGTTTTGAGTGAGGAGGCAATCCTTAAGTGGTACAACGATGCCCACGTTGCCAAAGGAAAGAGCGTCTTCCTTGAACAGATGAAAAAGTTTGTTGAATGGCTAAAGAACGCAGAGGAAG aGTCGGAgtcggaggaagaggaggcagactGA
- the LOC134132807 gene encoding unconventional myosin-Ib, whose amino-acid sequence MEVKTSLLDNMIGVGDMVLLEPLSEDSFIENLRNRFDHNEIYTYIGSVVISMNPYRALPIYTPEKVEEYRNRNFYELSPHIYALADEAYRSLRDQDKDQCILITGESGAGKTGTWRRAPFFENAALSAGRSEFDRSRSEARLVPSS is encoded by the exons ATGGAGGTGAAGACTTCACTTCTGGACAACATGATTGGGGTGGGCGACATGGTCCTCCTAGAACCCCTGTCCGAGGACTCTTTCATCGAGAACCTGAGGAACCGCTTTGACCACAACGAGATCTAC acgtACATTGGCAGCGTGGTGATCTCCATGAACCCCTACAGGGCCCTGCCCATCTACACCccagagaaggtggaggagtaTCGCAACAGGAACTTCTATGAACTCAGTCCACACAT CTACGCTCTGGCAGACGAGGCCTACCGTTCCCTGAGGGACCAGGACAAGGACCAGTGCATCCTCATCACGGGGGAGAGCGGCGCCGGGAAAACGGGTACGTGGCGACGCGCCCCCTTTTTTGAAAACGCAGCCCTGAGCGCGGGCCGGAGTGAATTCGATCGATCTCGTTCTGAGGCGCGTCTGGTGCCATCGTCATGA